The Macadamia integrifolia cultivar HAES 741 unplaced genomic scaffold, SCU_Mint_v3 scaffold1186, whole genome shotgun sequence genome includes a window with the following:
- the LOC122063065 gene encoding disease resistance protein RPV1-like, whose product MNNQGDKTSSSYSLPRPWTHEVFFSFSCEDTRKGFTDHLYAALTRAGINTYRDENELRREEDISLEVVKAIEESRIALIVFSKNYASSRWCLDELVKILECKRTIGQTVLPIFYYVDPSDVRKQSGTFAQAFDRHEIQFKLETEKVASWRKALTEAANLSGWDLQNIANG is encoded by the coding sequence ATGAACAACCAAGGAGACAAAACCTCTTCTTCTTACTCTCTCCCCCGTCCATGGACCCATGAAGTCTTCTTCAGCTTCAGCTGTGAAGACACACGTAAGGGATTCACTGACCACCTCTACGCCGCTTTGACTCGGGCCGGGATTAACACATACAGAGACGAGAATGAACTCAGGAGAGAAGAAGATATCTCCTTGGAAGTGGTGAAAGCCATTGAAGAATCAAGGATTGCactaatagttttctccaagaatTATGCTTCTTCAAGATGGTGCCTCGATGAGCTGGTGAAGATCCTTGAATGTAAGAGAACAATCGGTCAAACGGTTCTCCCGATCTTTTATTACGTGGATCCATCTGATGTTCGGAAACAGAGTGGGACTTTTGCGCAAGCATTTGATAGGCATGAGATTCAGTTCAAGTTGGAGACGGAGAAGGTGGCGAGCTGGAGGAAAGCACTCACTGAAGCAGCGAATTTGTCTGGGTGGGATTTGCAGAACATTGCAAATGGGTAA